Part of the Augochlora pura isolate Apur16 chromosome 10, APUR_v2.2.1, whole genome shotgun sequence genome, CGCAAGACCTTGATTGTTTGCACATTGCTCGAAAGTATTCCACGTCAGTCGAACGTTCGAAGGCTAGCAGAAAACGAATTTGTGTCACCTTTGTTCAGGTCTAGCTGCACACGAGCTTTTCTCATGACCCGTGTGTTTCCTCGCGATTCGTCTTACACGGTTCCCGAAGTAACGTGTCAACGGACGCAGGAAATACTTTTGCAGAAACCCGTGAAGAATTTGTTCGAGGGAAATTCGTTCGTCATAGACTTCCCTCGTGTATTCCGAACGTTACGTTTGAAACGCGTCCGCGTCGCGTTCAAAGCAATCGAAAAAGTTTCTCGAGAACACACGATTAAAAGAACAACTTCGTGCGGTCTACCTGTCCTTCGAGGAACGCTATTTCAAGAAGAAACGGACAGCAGCTTCGCGGACGCGAGTGTTTCTGTgggttttatatttaattctccaCCATCCGCGACTTCGTTCCTCCCCTCCAATTACTTTCTTCCCCGTCGATTCAACGAAGTTCCCAGGTAAAAAAAACCCAgcgatttttcatattttttccgACAGCTTCGACCGGTTCTGCGGCGCCATAACTCATCGTTAATTATTCAAGAGAACGCCCATTTTGGCGACTCGAACCATCCTTGAAACGAAAACTCGTGATTTATAATCTCGGCCGAAggtttttctttcgatcgtGGCGGGTTTTCAGAAATAAGTCACCGATTCTTGGAGCAGTTTTTACCGACACTTAGATACCTACAATGTTACCGTTTCGTAGCCGCGGGACCGTGAAACGCGATGAATGGAGCCCGGTTTACCAATAGTTTCGGCTGAACGGCAACAATTCAGCAAGAAGTGCCGTCGTCGCCTTTACGGTCGCGTTCGACATACCAGGATTCGTAAACATTTCCGCGGAGAATGCGCATGCCCATCGCAACGGTTTACATTTACCATGCCGATTGATCCCTAAAAATTCCACCGATGCCTGGAACTCGCTCGAAAAATAGTATTTGCTCGGTTATGTCGCGCGTATGACAAACTCAATTGGAAGCCGACTGACGGAATCGGGCGGGGGAAAAAGGAATTCCTGGCATCTCTCGTTTTGCTTATGATGAAATCCGTCATTTCAAACTGGTCCTGTTTCTCTCGccgaaaattcttttcatatcGTTCCCTTAAACGACGTAATTAACGATGGATttagaaaatcgaagaaacaTAGTTGAAGACTGTATACTATCGTgcgaataatagaataataataacagaacaTCGAAATAGATGTTTTGATAATTCTAGTCTTGTTGACTCGGTTGCCTCGAAACGCGATTTCGCGTATGCAGGATACAAAAGGATTTCTTTATTATGTATTTCGCAACACAACGAGCCATGCTCACGGGCGCGTACCTGGCTTCCATTGTCTCGCTCCTCTCCCGGAAACAATTGCTTCTTGCTTTGGCAGAAAGCATCCAGTTTGTTCGCCTCGCAGCTTACGATTCGCTTTGGACGAGGACGCGGAAATCCAAGCGGGCGGCATCGGTGTCTAGATTCCGCCTTCTCGTTTCTCACTGTGTGGGCGCGATCGAAAAAACCGCTTAGAAagtgcgcgccgcgccggctcgcgTGCACACCTTTCTGCTTTACGAGCATGCAGAACGCTCGGCTGTATCGCAAATACTCGAAGAAAACGTTGTTCCTTcgttgttttcattttatttatttatttgtttattataacCGGCAGAACGTATTCGAATACGTAATAGAGGTGCCGATGCGGcaattataaaagatttttcttttgattAGGACATTTAACTATAGACACgttgaaaatatcaataataacaatgtagTCGTTGTATTAGGTCATTTAAAACttggaaaagaaaagtaatGTCAGCATCATCTTTGTTAGATTCGAGGGACTCTACGTACGTTACAAATGAATAGTAATAGTCCAAATTATGTTTTCTCTGAACGTCTCGACAACGAAATGTTTCAGAAGACCGCAGATCTCTGGAGCAAGTTTGCTCAGAAATTGCGGCTGGCACGCCATCGTAATCGCATTCATGGAATTTTTGCGAGATTTCTCACGTGTACTTGCAAGTATAACAACAATTTGCCTGGAGAATCTGCGCGATTTCCTTAATGTCGGAACAAAAAGCCGTGAACGTTGAAAAATCCAAACGAAACGAGTTCAATTATGTTTCACGTCCTGCGTACTATAGTCGTCTTTTCATTAACGTCACCCTCGGTCTCCGTTCCTCTCTTTCCCATCTAATTGCTCGTGGCTGTAAGAAACCGGCGCATTCTCTCTCCCtgcttcaaaatattttcacgagAAGTCCGAGGAAAAAGCGCTCGCGGAGGAGTATCGTAAACTTGCGGTTTGCGGTTGCAGACGTCGTTCCCATTGTTCCGATTTTCCGTTGTTACTACAGTCAATGACTTTTCGCAAGCCGCTGGCGCTCGGAAAACGCTGCTTACCATTTTTCCCCGCATTTTGCCGCGGCGGAGCATTAAACGTCGTTACCGAGCGAATATTACGCGGAGTCGATCGCGGACGAGAGGTCCGTGTTGCAACCTGAATCTCgcagtagcagcagcagcggcagcagaaTGTTTCGGATGCCATTACGTTGCAGCATCGCGCGAAAGTTAAGTCTGCCCAGCCCTCTGTCACTTCCTGCAAATATTCGACTTCGAATTCCGGTTTGCTcttgtttaaataaaccaCCTCACGGTGCCTGGAGGTATCTCTGTCATCCGAGTGCAAACAGTCGTTGCACAGGGTGTCCAAATAGTACCCCCGAAAAGTGGAAACGGCCCTGCATTGTCCCTTCTGGAATCGCTTGCTACACACGGCTGAATGCATCTCCCTATTTGCTTCGACGTACCAGTTGCGAAAGTACATCGACGGCCTTGAAGTCCCGCGAAGAAGTGACCTCGGGAGAAAATTGCTTGCACCGTCGTCGCAACTTCATCTCGGGAAGTTGTACGACCGTAAACAACGGTGATATTTTCACTTTTCGTCGTAGGAAAACTCGCGGTAGTCGGCCGTCAAAGAAAGTGAAAACATCTTCCGGTTGTTTATAGCCGCGCGGAAAAGCTTTTTGGGGACAAAGTTGCGCTATTGTGGAGGAGGCTCGTGCTGCAGTGGAAGCAATTTCCTGCCCGGACCATTTTTTCAGGAGATTTATAGTGGAAAAAGTGCTTGTCAGCCTATGTAAAATTGTGGGGCGAGTGTGGACGGCTCGTAAATTTGGTGATCCCAGCCCGAAGATAGTGTATTAACTCGGTTGTGGTAACTTTATTCACCGCTTAATTTATCCGAAAATGATGAAACGATACCGTCCAAACGGCTAAAGGAAGAAAAGTGGAAGGAAACTTGCTCCAGAAGTTGCCAGATTGCGGAgtgtacatattttattttatattattttattcatgaaCAAGGAGTCTTTTGACCCAAACGTGAATACATAAGAGATATAAAGGCGGAGAATATTATGATTAACGGCATATATATCGCGACTTGAAGAAGTTGAATTTCCCACCACCTTATCCGACTATCGAGCGAAATTCCCTTCCGAATCATGAGAGGTCTCGTGTTATTCCTTCGTCGTATGCGCCGATGCAATATGCATCTAGGCTCGAGAGCCGTCCCGCTGAATTTAAACGCGGCATTAACTCTCGAATCGCCTTGAAGGACCTGCACACGCGACGATCGTATCGTGCAGGACTAAGACGAAATTGCTCGGCGATAATCAACCTCTGAACGCGACCGGGAGCAGAGGCTTTTTTTAGCCAGCGAAAGGTTAAAGAGTGGTAAAGAGTATCGCGCGGACCAAGTCCGTACGAGCTTTATTGTTCCATTTAGACTGCTTATCGTCCCTCACGGTTTTAATATGTTAAGTGCCTCTTCTGCGCGTACGGGCGCCACCACTTTGCGTCCGACATTAAACCTGCATTAAAGGCATTGGATCTTGTTGGACCTTCCGGCATCTTTCTCCTTCCTTCATTCTGTTTACTATCCGCTGTAAGAGATTCCCTGTTGCATATCGTTCCATTTCGCTGCTCATTTCGTGTGAACACTGTTGCCCAAAGCTCTGTACAGCGTCGTTGTTACGCAAAATCGCGAATATGGAGATGGAAGAAACCATTACAGCGTCTCTTGCCAGGAGCCTCTTGCCTCGTGCTAGAATATTCATTTGACAAAGTTGCATAGCATTCGCGAAAGAGGCTTTGCGTGGTAACGCGTTTGTTGCATAAAGTCGGGACCATGTTgattgaagaaataattgtagaataatCCCGCGGAGGGTATGTTGAGAGAATATTCGCGTCATAAAGTTGAacctattcatttttaacaaagagCATTGCGTGGCTCCGGGAATCGGGAGCCGTGAGCCGAAGCTCTCAAGGCAGCAAATACTGTTTAAGGTAGCTTTCAGTGTAGCATCCATGAGTTTGCAGAGCAACGGAGTTGCGAAGGTTGGGTCAGCATCCCACACAATGTGCCCGCGCCTCTTCCATCTCCGACACCATTATTTTTCCTACTTTGCTGCTATAAACGTGGTGTACTGTATGCGTGCGCGACATACACACGCAGACGGTCGTGTGGAACGGCCGGAATAAAACGATCCGAGGGGTTCAGCCGAACCATTCTCTCTCGTAACGGTctgttttctttgttttcctCTCGACTTTCCcttcgtcgcgtcgcctctcGTCGCCACGCTATCTTTTTATCAGGTCTAAGCACGTTTCTACAACGAGAGGCGTTTTTCCGTTTTGCAGGATGGCGCCCGCAGGGATgccgccggtcaccggtgtcCTGCAGCCTCCGGCGGGCTCCACGCTGGCCGGCTCCACCATGTCCAGCCATAAGAAAAGCTGGTGGAGGAAAGTAGCACCTTGCCTGGCGTTTCTCGCCGCTTTTTCCACTGCCATGGCCTTGCTGCTCGTTTGGAGCGAGGCAGCGGCTTTGAGGTGAGTTCTTCCATTTTCCCTCCATTAACCCCCGCAACGACAAATTTCTCTTCCTTTGTCGTGACAGCCATGTTTGCAATGTCTATATAACCAACGGAGTTGCGGTTGTCAGCTCATTTCGACTcagtatattttaatctaattgCTTAATTGTCGGCAATTAAATGGTACAAATGGCTGCGTACAGGAAGtctgttaaaaaatgtgttttgaaaaattattcaataaaactgACGATAATCGTAAACATCGTCGATTTTACGGTTGTGAACATGATCCGAGTCTtgtcaattttctaaattttgatTGGTCGCCATAATTCTGTTGTACTATCCGAATGCATTTCACATATAATGAGACAAGTATCATACACATATCCGAAACGATTTGCTGTATAAATCGACGACATTCACGTCCGGTACTTTAACAAAGCAGCTGTTCAAGTATCCAAACGTTCACACCTAAATTCTGCCGTAACTCTTCAAAgttttaattgtattactaTCATAATCTGCGTGCACGCTGCGAGGATTACGGCAAAAAACGATCGACTTTTTCACGTCGGTAAACCGGCTTACTGAAAAAAAGGTTTATTAGCGACGTCAAATTAAACGGAGCCCGCACGAAGTCGACGTTAATCTGCTCGGTCGAAGCTCGTTCATCAGCGGGTTTTCGCGAGACCAATCGACGGTAGAAAAAACCGGGAATGACGGGGACGTTAATTGAGCAGCAGACTTAATTCGGTGCGTTTTCGCTCGTTCGATGGGGAACAGGCCGGGAGcagcgagaaagagagtgcAATAATATCGGTGCACTCGGGAAGTCCAGTTTACGGGGCAACAAAAATCTTTACGTTCTCTGGTGCGTTAAGAAATTACGAAACCGTGGGATTCCCTGACAGAACGGGTACCCGTAAAACTGGCAGAAGAGCCTTTCtttcaaagagagagagagagagagagagagagagagagagagagagagagagagagagagagagagagggagagagggagagaaaagaaaaaagactCGCTCAAGGAAGGTTTGAGCCATCGTAAACCTTAATCGCCGGAATAATAGAACCGTGGGACAGTTACTTTGCTCGAGATTCATGTAATCCCGGAGAACTCCTCGAGATTGAGTTATATTAGAATCTGATTAGAGCCCAACCGACGGACGGTCcattagattttaaataaccCGGTCTTCATCTTACGATTAGGATAACTCGGAGAGTAAATGGTATTCGCAGCATCTTCTTGTTCTTGCTGTTCGTTGGCTTTATCCTGCGATTATTGCAAAAACCTACCAACATTTTGTGCATACCtaattgaatcattttttaaaacaaacattatattcttttctacTCGATTACAAGTAATAGACAATTTAACgcggaaaataaaacagaaattaactTAGAcactttcgaattaattgttttcgcGGTCTAGCGTGCAAGGGACGTGTGTAACTTTAGATAATGGAAACACGAGATTCCGAAGTTATTTCGCAAGAGAGTGTTGACAAACGCAATCTAGCATAATCCAGGCATCTCGTGTGCTCGATAGAGTATGCAGTGTTAGCTAATTGGCGAGAATGCCGAGCAGCGTAGATTGTTTCTATTGGTTCAGGTTACTTTTATCTCCACGttcattctctctttcgttttcGTAGAGAATTATAGGATTAACTATCGTTAAGGATTTCCCGCGTTTCCGACTGAAAGTGGAATGTGATCCAATTAAGGTGCTGCAGTGAGAAAAACTTTTATTCCCTCCTCTATCACGGTATTAATCAGAGAAATCTCAATTCCCGCATACTTctgtatttcattatattttggTATTGTTGGAGCGAAACTCCGCTCGAAGCTGTTTGTTCTGTGCACGAGTGACCGCACGGTCCCTACTCGGTAACAAATGCGTCGCAGACGAATTGCACCGAATATTTAATTGGTTTTGTCCGAAGTACAATAGAAGACTGCGGATCGATTGTTCGGCGACGCATCTCTGCATCTGATCAAAAAGATGCAAAGTCGCGCTATTCGCTGTCACTCGACAAAGTTCCAGTCcatgaataaaacatttccGAGTGGGCTGccaattttatgcattttcgCTGTATAGGAATCTGTCCGAACCgacagaataaaaaatgaaattccacGAACTTTTGTCCGAGCCTCGGTTCCTCGAAAAAAAGGTGACAGAATAGGGATCGTTAAGAACCAACGTTGTACATCATTCTCATCTAGGAAGATCGAGCTTAGATTAACAGCATCGGTCGGCGGACAATTTACAATCTCAGTCAATTTACCGGAACAAATTGCTGTCCGCAAAATCGCGTTTGCCAAGCAAGAAGCGGCGCCATTGTCTTTCTCCCCTCGAGAGATCGACGCCGGTCCGCGGAGACGTTAGCCGGGAGAACGCGATTGTTAGACGGAGCTAATTACTAGGTCACTCGATGATTATCATCCTTTCCCTTCGCGGCGGTTGCGCCGAAGACTATTAACGTTGCTCGACAATGCGCTTACGAGAAAAACTCCGTTCAACGATGCTTGTTAGCGTCTAAGACGATTACTGTTAACACCGTGCCTCCAACATTACGAAACCAACGACACtgctgtttaaaatattaatcttctTGAAACGGTCTGTCTACCATTTCCATTGCGGCCTGCAGTAGCGATGCTTATTCGAAAGAAAACGTTTAACGAGTTTatcgaaattagaaaaatacttAACACCAGCATTAGCTACGCTGCTGCTGATCTTCATAGTCCTTTGTTATTAACTTCATATTTCCAGTAATAATCTAATAAGTatggattttatttcgttccttGAAGTCCGACTAAGAttctataaatgtaaatataggcacacgataaatataaaatatttatatttcatatccttttctaagaaattattatattcgtataatcaaaattatagGGATAAACACAACGTATCTCCTTGATGGAtcattaaaacaatgaaacggaaaaatttgcacatatattataaaatttgctgGCTTTATATTAACTGCAGGATGATTATGACCTGCGCGATGATGCTACCGAGCTTGTTAATTAACGTCTCCGAAGCTATGCTCAGTCTTGACCCAATTAATCCGCAAGTTTTCGGAAAACCGTTGCGCTTTGTTTTGGATGAAACAGTTGGAAAAGTGTGGGTGGTTGGTAACGGTTGCGGTGAAACCGCCAACGTCTGCTCGGATACAGACTTTGACGGTTTTCGGTGCTCCACACAGTTCCGAATGCATCGCGAAATTCAGCGGCCAACTCGGAACGAGCAGCTTATCGGCAGATGCGTTACGTGATTACGCGTCGGACTTAATGAGGGTGCGGATATGCATGTGCGTGAGCCTGTGTTCGTGGTTATGCGTGTGCATCATGCGCGTCCGCTTGTGTGTTCCCGTGCATCGCGTGTGCATTGAAGCCGACATGCCGGTTGCAGGAGGCAGGCGTTCGACGCGAACATGACCAGGGACTACGTGTTGAACAGCGTCTCGATGGACAATCCGGAGCTGGTGGCGTACATCAGGGAGGTTCAATTGAAGCCGACCACCCAACAGGACCCTCTGAACGCCACGCAGACCACGGAGGAGAAGTATGTGTCGGGCTTAACAGAAGGAAAACGTGAGGGCGTCTACGTCGAGTACATTAGCAGGGTGAGCGGCGACCTTTTAATCCGTCTAATTGCTAGAAAATTAACCGAGACCTCCGACTGATTCCTTCCAACGCCGTAATATTCTCCACGGGAGATTGCTTCCCGCCCCTCCTAGGAAATAGCTTTCCTCCGCGAAATTTCTCGGCTATTTAGGCGGCGTTCGTTTTTTTATTAGGATTCTCGCGTTCCGCAGATAGGAGCTGTCTCCGGGACGGGCTGGCTCGAGAGAAACCTCAGCTGGAGGGGCGTCCTCGTGCTCACGGATCCCAGAAGTTTTTTCGAGGCTCACAGGAGTACCAGGAACCCCAAGACTAGGGTCTTGCACGCTTGCCTTAGCACCGACAAGGATACCAAAGAGGCAAGAGCCGcaaattattggaattaaaTCCCTTAAACTTTTAAACATGTCTTATTCTGACATTCATAGTTGCATCTTGATTACAGATTACTTACCACCAGGAGTCTGAGGTGCAAGTTACCAAACTAGGGGAGGGCCCGAACAGTCTGGTGTCCTCGGACGAAGGTCTACCGACGACGAGGTTGAAGTGCTTCCCTCTGTACAGCGTTCTGTTGGCGTACAGCGCAACTACCTTGGACTACCTGAGCCTAGACAGCCCCGACGCGCAGGACGGCCAGGTGATTGTCTAAAATCTCCGCCAGACGGTTCCCAAACAATGTACGATCCCCTATTGTTTCTGCGCAGGTGCTCGACACGATCCCTTGGGAGACGACGAGGATATCGGTTCTCTCGATCCGGTGGAGCTCGCAGCACAGCGAAATGGAGACAAAGACTCTGATTGACAAGATGACTAGCCGGAGGTACAAACTGATGTACACTACCGACAATGGGAAGCTGATCTTCATGTACAACGCGTTGCTTAAGATTTGAACACTGACGACTCTGGCTGGGCCGCTTCTACGTTCCTCGCGATCAAGGAAACAGTTCTACCGGGTGATCGAAGATCGTTCGATCGTCTAAGCTCGTCCATTAATCAAACGCGATTAGGTTAATCACGTTTTGACCGTTGGTTTGTTCATGTCGAACGAATCTTCCGTTTCCCGACGTAAAAACGTGTTTCTTTCGCGGATCGTAGAACGGGTAGATTCTTTCGTAGATAGGGCGAGGTTTCCTTCGGTTTCAACGACAGAAACCGACATATCGAATTCCTCTGCCCCTCGAACGCGCGTGTACGTTGCCTTACACCAAATcatgagaaagagagagagaggcgttTTCGTGCTCGTATTTTAGAGTAGGTTCGTTTTTAATCTGATGTTCAGCCAGTCTAGACACCGGAATATTTTTACGGACttagatttttattccaaacGTTTCGTCGGCGACAGCCCGAACAGCATCCACCGAGACATTCTAGCGAATGGGCTGTCGCAGTGATAACCGATTACTCTGATTACCTACACCACGGGCCTTATTAGCACGTAAGTCGATACTTAGCTAAGCTAATGTGTAGAACAATGTGAACCGACCGGATCTCTTCAGGTTCAGGTGGCTTCACCGCATCGTCTGCCTTCTTTAACCTGAAGGAAATGATAAATTGAATCAGTCTTAGGTGCAGCTACTATACTTGAGAGGGTTGAGTCGCATCTCCACTTGGATAACTTAAAGAACAGATTCAGAACTTCCAAGAGACACGCTCCGGGAGTTGTCCAAGTGGGAACGCGGCTTAACAGGGGTTACTTTGCTCCATCGAGTTCGTGGTGCAGCCACAAGCTTGCTTTTACGACGATGATCGAGTATTGCGTCGTTTCTGcgtcttttatttattttagtcgaTCTTACAAATGACGATAATCCTGTTGATTTCCTACAGATTTCTTGATCCCAAGATCACAAAGTCGTTTTACGTTCAGTTGTCCAATTCGAAGCAATCGTTAATTTATCTGGTTTTACTGTTTTTCATCACATGACAATCCTCTTGTTAATTTCCTTTTGATTTTTCGTtcaatagtagtagtagtagtagctGCACAGAGTCGCTCAGTTCAGTTCAAAGATCATCGATTCATTTCACTTGGTTGCCAAAGTCGACACATTCCCTAATCTGCGTTATGACAAATGATTTAAGTTCTATTCTATTGTGTCCATCCGCTTGAGAGGACATCCTTTCCCTGCCACGATCCCAAAACGTCTCGATGTGGATCGAAGATAGTTTGTATTGACAAAGTAACCCCTACTCGGTTCACGAATCACGTTCCAGCGCGATACTTAATGATTAGACTGCGGGTTCCGTTCGTTCATGACGGGAATGAAGTAAAACGCCGTTCTTTCAGTTTcgatttatacgaattattgAGAGATTAGGATTCCTGGAAACGACagggaacatttttattttgctcgaagatccgcggtctattAATGATGCTCTCCCGGGGATGAAGTTCAAAGAGTTTATTAGCGGTCTTTAGTATTTCGTCAATCGGACTGAGAATTGTATGTACGGAGAGATAAAACGTTCGATTCTATTTCGACAGAGCTCTATCGCACACGGGAGTCAGATAGATAAACGGCCGTCgaatatgatttataatactCCTTATGACATGATTCACTATCTCCTACGGCAAGAGTCACGAAACTAACTCACAGTCTTAAAGCAGAATTTATATAGACAAAAGTCGTATTTTTTTCCACGATAAAACTGGCATTTT contains:
- the LOC144476265 gene encoding protein Star isoform X1, whose amino-acid sequence is MPHSTEPTFPPGELFWTGMEPVKAKMAPAGMPPVTGVLQPPAGSTLAGSTMSSHKKSWWRKVAPCLAFLAAFSTAMALLLVWSEAAALRRQAFDANMTRDYVLNSVSMDNPELVAYIREVQLKPTTQQDPLNATQTTEEKYVSGLTEGKREGVYVEYISRDSRVPQIGAVSGTGWLERNLSWRGVLVLTDPRSFFEAHRSTRNPKTRVLHACLSTDKDTKEITYHQESEVQVTKLGEGPNSLVSSDEGLPTTRLKCFPLYSVLLAYSATTLDYLSLDSPDAQDGQVLDTIPWETTRISVLSIRWSSQHSEMETKTLIDKMTSRRYKLMYTTDNGKLIFMYNALLKI
- the LOC144476265 gene encoding protein Star isoform X3 gives rise to the protein MAPAGMPPVTGVLQPPAGSTLAGSTMSSHKKSWWRKVAPCLAFLAAFSTAMALLLVWSEAAALRRQAFDANMTRDYVLNSVSMDNPELVAYIREVQLKPTTQQDPLNATQTTEEKYVSGLTEGKREGVYVEYISRDSRVPQIGAVSGTGWLERNLSWRGVLVLTDPRSFFEAHRSTRNPKTRVLHACLSTDKDTKEITYHQESEVQVTKLGEGPNSLVSSDEGLPTTRLKCFPLYSVLLAYSATTLDYLSLDSPDAQDGQVLDTIPWETTRISVLSIRWSSQHSEMETKTLIDKMTSRRYKLMYTTDNGKLIFMYNALLKI
- the LOC144476265 gene encoding protein Star isoform X2 is translated as MPHSTEPTFPPGELFWTGMEPVKAKMAPAGMPPVTGVLQPPAGSTLAGSTMSSHKKSWWRKVAPCLAFLAAFSTAMALLLVWSEAAALRRQAFDANMTRDYVLNSVSMDNPELVAYIREVQLKPTTQQDPLNATQTTEEKYVSGLTEGKREGVYVEYISRIGAVSGTGWLERNLSWRGVLVLTDPRSFFEAHRSTRNPKTRVLHACLSTDKDTKEITYHQESEVQVTKLGEGPNSLVSSDEGLPTTRLKCFPLYSVLLAYSATTLDYLSLDSPDAQDGQVLDTIPWETTRISVLSIRWSSQHSEMETKTLIDKMTSRRYKLMYTTDNGKLIFMYNALLKI